The stretch of DNA TCTGCCGGAAAATCTGGCCGCCACATCGGACGAGACGGCGGCGGTGAGTGGTTGCGATATCGTGATCGTGGCGATACCAACCCAGTTCATGCGAAAGGCGCTCGCCGGATTCGCCGGCCTTATCCCGGAGGACGCGATCATCGTATCCGCCTCCAAAGGAGTGGAGAACGAGACCCTCGCGTTGCCTGTGGACATAATCAGCCAAACGCTCGGCGAAAAGATCGCGGGCAACGTCTGCTGTCTTTCAGGCCCGTCGTTCGCCAGGGAACTTGTGAATAAACTGCCGACGGCGGCGACGTTGGCCTCCAAAAACGAAACGGCCGCCCGGACTGCGCAGAAATTCATTTCATCCGGATTCTTCCGCCTGTATGTCCATCGCGACGTGACGGGGGTGGAGCTTGGCGGCGCCCTTAAAAACGTGATCGCCATCGCCGCGGGGATATCCGACGGGCTCGGCTTCGGCCATAACACCCGCGCGGCCCTTATTACCAGGGGCCTGATGGAAATACGGCGGCTTGGGGTGGCCATGGGGGCGGAGGCGGAAACTTTCTCCGGCCTTTCCGGCATGGGGGACCTGGTACTCACCTGCACAGGCGACCTTTCGAGAAACCGCACGGTGGGCGTACGGCTCGGGCAGGGCGAAACGCTTTCGGCCATACAGGCTTCCATGACGGCTGTGGCGGAAGGTGTGGCCACATCATTGTCCGCCTTCCGGCTGGCGGAAAAACATAATGTGGACACCCCAATCGTCACCGAGGTCTTCAAGGTCTTGTATGAAAACAAAAGCCCGAAGCAGGCCGTGGCCGACCTTATGGGGCGGGAACTTAAATCGGAGTTTTACTGACAAAATGGCGGCGGACGAAATCGAAAAAATAGTGCGGGCGCTAGGCGAAGGGAAGATCTCCCCGGAGAAAGCGCTTGAGCGCTTGAAACATTATCCCACCGAGAACATGGGAGTGGCCGCCATAGACCATCACCGGACGGTGCGGCAAGGTTTCCCGGAGGTGGTCTATTGCGAGGGGAAGAGCGAAGCGGACGTGGTGGCCATCGTGCGCCGCATGGCGAAAACCGGGCATCCCGTGCTTGCCACCCGCGCCAGCGCCTCCAGCTTTAAAAAGATAAAAAAATTCGCGAAGAGCGCCGTGTTCCACGAGCGGTGCAGGGCCATCGTCATCGAGCCTGTCAAACGGCCCCGGGTGGGCAAAATCCTTGTCCTTTCCGCCGGAACGTCGGACGTGCCGGTGGCGGAGGAGGCGGCGGTGACGGCCATGACCATGGGCTCGGCGGTGGAGACCGTTTACGACGTGGGGGTGGCGGGGATTCACAGGCTGTTCAACCATATGGACAAGATACGTTCGGCCCGGGTGATCGTGGTGGCCGCGGGGATGGACGGGGCGCTGGCCTCAGTGGCCGGCGGGCTTGCGCCATGCCCGGTGATCGCGGTTCCAACGTCCGTCGGCTATGGGGCGGCGTTCGGCGGCGTGTCCGCCCTGCTTTCGATGCTAAACTCCTGCGCGGCGGGGGTGGCGGTGATGAACATAGACAACGGTTTCGGGGCCGGAGCGCTGGCCCACAAGATAAACACCATGACGGGAATCGCGGAGAAGAAAAAGTGAAGACCGTTTATTTCGACTGTTTTTCCGGGATAAGCGGGGACATGGTGATCGGCGCCATGCTGGCCGCCGGGCTGCCCCACGCGCGCCTGAAAGAGGAGTTGGCCAAACTCAATCTTTCCGGTTATGAAATCTCGTCGAAAAGCGTGAATAAATGCGGCGTGTCGGCGGTCAAGTTCGACGTCATGGTGGACGTGTCCAAACAGAAAGGGCACAGGCACTATACGGACATCGTGAAAATGATCGAATCGTCGGCGTTGAATGCCGATGTAAAAAAGACGGCTCTGTCCATCTTCAGGATAATCGGCGAGGCGGAGGCGCAGGTGCACGGCGTCGCCATCGAAAAAGTCCATTTCCACGAGGTGGGTGCGGTGGACTCCATCGTGGACATCGTTGGCGCTGCCATCGGTTTTGCCGAGCTTGGGATCGGAGAGGTCTTTGCGTCCGCCGTTAACACCGGATCGGGAACGGTGATGACCGATCATGGGCTGCTTCCGGTTCCCGCCCCGGCCACGGCGCTGATCCTGCGCGGCGTCCCCACATACTCCGAAGGGCCGGTCAAAGAATTGACCACCCCGACGGGGGCGGCGATCATCAAGGCGATGTCCAAAAGTTTTATGGCGCAACCGTTGATGACAGTTGACACCGTGGCCAACGGCGCTGGGGGATATGATTTTGACGGCAGGCCGAACGTGCTGCGTATGTTCGTGGGGGAGATGGGGGCCGGCTCCACCGGGCTTATCGTGGAACGGCTCATGGAGCTTTCCACCAACATAGACGACATGAATCCCCAGTTTTACGCTCCGCTGCTGGAATCGCTTTTCGCCGCCGGTGCGCTGGACGTGACCCT from Nitrospinota bacterium encodes:
- a CDS encoding NAD(P)-dependent glycerol-3-phosphate dehydrogenase; translated protein: MDSAKKAAVIGAGAWGTALAWAMAANGASVKLWTRKPEAVALINSERENRLYLPGAHLPENLAATSDETAAVSGCDIVIVAIPTQFMRKALAGFAGLIPEDAIIVSASKGVENETLALPVDIISQTLGEKIAGNVCCLSGPSFARELVNKLPTAATLASKNETAARTAQKFISSGFFRLYVHRDVTGVELGGALKNVIAIAAGISDGLGFGHNTRAALITRGLMEIRRLGVAMGAEAETFSGLSGMGDLVLTCTGDLSRNRTVGVRLGQGETLSAIQASMTAVAEGVATSLSAFRLAEKHNVDTPIVTEVFKVLYENKSPKQAVADLMGRELKSEFY
- the larB gene encoding nickel pincer cofactor biosynthesis protein LarB — encoded protein: MAADEIEKIVRALGEGKISPEKALERLKHYPTENMGVAAIDHHRTVRQGFPEVVYCEGKSEADVVAIVRRMAKTGHPVLATRASASSFKKIKKFAKSAVFHERCRAIVIEPVKRPRVGKILVLSAGTSDVPVAEEAAVTAMTMGSAVETVYDVGVAGIHRLFNHMDKIRSARVIVVAAGMDGALASVAGGLAPCPVIAVPTSVGYGAAFGGVSALLSMLNSCAAGVAVMNIDNGFGAGALAHKINTMTGIAEKKK
- the larC gene encoding nickel pincer cofactor biosynthesis protein LarC, which translates into the protein MKTVYFDCFSGISGDMVIGAMLAAGLPHARLKEELAKLNLSGYEISSKSVNKCGVSAVKFDVMVDVSKQKGHRHYTDIVKMIESSALNADVKKTALSIFRIIGEAEAQVHGVAIEKVHFHEVGAVDSIVDIVGAAIGFAELGIGEVFASAVNTGSGTVMTDHGLLPVPAPATALILRGVPTYSEGPVKELTTPTGAAIIKAMSKSFMAQPLMTVDTVANGAGGYDFDGRPNVLRMFVGEMGAGSTGLIVERLMELSTNIDDMNPQFYAPLLESLFAAGALDVTLTPLQMKKNRPATCVTVLCEPEKMEAMEGIIFKMTTTLGIRRNIVERASLPRRIEKVATAYGEVEVKVATLPDGSTRKTPEYESVKKAAEKSGKTFEEVYKAAVKLLDID